One Candidatus Chromulinivoraceae bacterium DNA window includes the following coding sequences:
- a CDS encoding YciI family protein: MFMYKKQVQLYLKNTRLQHAMLSGFAEIDIVDFFTFADSLSVGILRLVLIMKGIENMTKYILVYKMNEANDWSAAPEAEVKKVMQAWGEWLGLLGSAHKSGDAFKFGGKSATKDGVKAADNLLTGYAIIEAENFDEALAVAQKAPNVQAGTGTVEVYEAFGL, translated from the coding sequence ATGTTTATGTATAAAAAGCAAGTACAGCTTTATCTAAAGAATACACGATTGCAGCATGCAATGCTCTCGGGTTTTGCTGAGATTGATATTGTTGATTTTTTTACATTTGCTGATTCATTGTCAGTAGGTATACTCCGACTAGTACTAATAATGAAAGGAATAGAAAACATGACAAAGTACATTCTTGTATATAAGATGAACGAAGCGAATGACTGGAGTGCAGCTCCAGAGGCTGAGGTTAAAAAAGTAATGCAGGCTTGGGGAGAATGGCTTGGACTACTGGGATCAGCTCATAAGAGTGGTGATGCTTTTAAGTTCGGTGGTAAAAGTGCCACTAAAGACGGTGTTAAAGCCGCTGATAACCTGTTAACAGGTTATGCTATTATCGAGGCTGAAAACTTTGATGAAGCATTAGCCGTCGCTCAGAAGGCGCCAAACGTGCAAGCGGGCACTGGCACCGTCGAAGTGTACGAGGCGTTTGGCTTGTAA